The genomic interval TTCATTAAACAAAATGACTGATGTACATATTTTCATTATAGTTGGTTAAAGGCTTGTCCAAACAGAAACATTGGAATGACCAGTTAATATCTAAGACTTCCAGCTCTGGAGTTGTTACTGACCAAGAATGTAGTAAAAGTAAAACTCTTGGAGGAGTCAGCCAAGAAGCATTTGATCTTATGATCACAGGTACAAAAAACTGTATATATGCAGCTTTTATCTTAAAAACTTATATTATAATAAGGGTAAATATTATTTGTTGTTATGAATTCTGCCTACAGCTTTTCaatctgttaaaatattttgctttaatgtttttgataatttaaaatttatggttggaaatatataaaatgtaaatttggACAGGTACTATGGTTTGGTAAGATCCATATATAGGTgaaatattaaaggaaaggaTAGTGAATAATATGGCAGCTTTGATATGGGACATGTAAGACTTAGAAATAGTCTCTtcagaagaaaagtgtctagagAATGAATTTGTGGAGAGGAGTGTCTTTTCTTCAAGCTCCTCTCCACAATGCTGTAAAGGAACAATAGGAACAGTAAGAGGAGTGAAGATGAGTGAGAAGCATGTGCCTGTGATAATTACTGGTTTTAATGGAATGGCAGTGGAATTCAGAAAAGGAAGCTAGTGATGTTGTATAAGTATTATGGAAGGTGATTACTTCTATTCTAATAATGAGTCATTGGATATTATTACTGCGGAAAAAATTTGACACCTGGAGAAGTTAATGGTCTTACCCAAGATTAAAGTGATATTTGGGCTCATTTTGAGTTGCCTGCAtgactgggggaaaaaataagtAGATAGTGAGTTTTTTAGGCAAAATTAAGAAAGGTTGATTGCATACAAATAAGAAGTTCTAGTAATAATATAAGCAACAGGATTTGTGACATTCATCTGATTTGGCTAAAATTAATGAAGATTGATAGGAAGTAATAACTAAAGTTAAATATGGAAATAAACAACTCAACTATATGTCATATTGCTAtcataatgaaagtaaaagaggagagtgaaaaagttggcctaaagctcaacattcagaaaatgaagatcatagcatccgttcccatcactccatgggaaatagatggagaaacagtggaaacagtgtcaggctttatttttgggggctccaaaatcactgcagatggtgattgcagccatgaaattaaaagacgcttcctcctgggaagaaaagttatgaccaacctagatagcatattcaaaagcagagacattactttgctgactaaggtctgtctagtctaggctatggtttttcctgtggtcatgtatagatgtgagagttggactgtgaagaaggctgagggccaaagaattgatgcttttgaactgtggtgttggagaagactcttgagagtcccttggactgcaaggagatccaaccagtccattctgaaggagatcagccctggggtttctttggaaggaatgatgctaaagctgaaactccagtactttggccacctcatgcgaagagttgactcattggaaaagactctgatgctgggagggattgggggcaggaggagaaggggatgacagaggatgagatggctggatggcatcactgactcgatgggcttgagtctgagtgaactccaggagttggtgatggacagggaggcctggcatgctgcgattcatggggtcgcaaagagttggacacaactgagcgactgaactgaaccacatagaaaaaaattaatccatATAACTTGAACACAGAACTCTTGACTATACACCCTCAGTGGGATATACTGTGAGGACTAAAAGAACTACAAAGACATCTTGAATTTAATTTTTGCTGTTAGTGGTATTGCTGTAGTAGCAGGTATGGGGGAAATTTGAGTATATTTTAGGATTGAGCAAATGGGTAATATGTTGACATGGTTGGGTTCATGGTATGGTGAAGGGAGATACAATATGTaatggggaaagaaaggaagaactcTGTTGTGGAACTGGAATTGGGAGTGTTGGTatgaactgactttttttttttttaaactacctcTGCCAGTGAAAGAGCCCAGAAACAATGGCACCTAAATAACAAGAAGCACAATCACATCCAGTTCTTGGTTTGTAAACAGTATTCTCCGCTAAAGCTCCCTAGAGAAATGGCTGCTTCCAGCACTGGGGCAAGCTCACTATAGAGTGAGTTTATAATCTCTTGTGTTAGAAAACACAAGAAATCTCTTGTGTTAGAAAATCAACAACTGATGCAGAGGTTAAACAGATAAGGAGACTGCTTTAAGGAAGGGATCCCCTTGGCTAAGTTAGGGAAAGTTTGAATGATGACAAGAATGGATTATAATACACTGAATTAGAAAAGAGTACATGAATCCCTTCTGGTAATTTTCTTCTGAATTGAGGTAGGGGATGTTCTTTGACCGAATAACACCAACTACTGAATATAGAAGGAACTACATAAATGGAAAATCACTACTTTTTCATCCACCATAGAAACAATAGATTTAAGAAATATTAGTGGAGCTAAAACTGGATGAAAGGTTGTTAGGGAACTGGATATTAACACCACAGACTGAAAAATTTACTCCATAGATCATTTACTTGTTACTGAAGGAAAAAAGTGTACAAGGGAGAAATCATCTTAAACGattgaatataatatctaggaTTGTGACAGATTCATGTGTTCTTCAGTGGTACACTGGGAAGGATACAAGGTATTTACACAGTGTCCTTGCCAACATGTATAGCTTGAACCTAATAATCAAAATGGACAAATCTAAATTTAAGGGCAATGTAAAAATAACTGATCTGGACTTGTCACAAAtgtcactgttaaaaaaaatgggACGACACATAGCAAATGCAGCAAACAACCTTTACCAGTCTACGGGAAAGTTATATGTGTATTGTACTTGTGTTGGAATTGTTTTGAAACATTGAAAATCTTCAAAATGTCgggaaaaataagagaaacaacTGGTTTGGCTTTCTAACTTTAATCTTTTTTACAAATGGTATTACTAAGTACTGAGagactgtaaatttttttttagtagacaAAAAGTTACTGGGTTTTTACAGCAGTATATATAAACAGTAATGATTTCCAAAGTTACACTGTaaaccattcatttattttagaaaatccaTCCCCTCACTATTGGAAAGAAGTGGCAGAAAAACGGAGGAAGGCTCTCTATGAGGCACttaaggaaaatgagaaagtatGTACTGGATATAATTTGTGACATTTTTAAACATTCTGGgatcatttttcttctgtctAAGATATTTTACTAGAGCAATATAAACCAGATGTAATGTTGGCCTAATAAAAGTTGAATTAGGCAGAACTGTTACACAAAAAGAAGCCTATTGTGTTGAGAGCCAAGGACAGCACCTTTGTTAGGAACTTTGCCCTAAATGTGTCTGTCAGTTGTATATTTGGAGGCATATAATTTGGTTTATCTTTGCAATAAAGATAGTTGCAAATCTGTGAGATACTGAACTATTTTGATTTATGTCACATAGCTTCATAAAGAGATTGAACAAAAGGACAATGAAATTGCCCGCCTGAAGGAGGAGAATAAGGAACTGGCAGAAGTAGCAGAACACGTTCAGTATATGGCAGAGATGATACAGGTGGGTGTCTTAACCTTCTCCTGACTCAGAGCCGTCTGTTTTCCTATCAAGTCCAGGTAGTGTGATCAGAAAGTGTTTGGGCT from Budorcas taxicolor isolate Tak-1 chromosome 11, Takin1.1, whole genome shotgun sequence carries:
- the GMNN gene encoding geminin isoform X1 codes for the protein MSHNMKQKQEEIQENVKVCDAITFSCCRKQCSPVPRRTLKMIQPSTAGSLVGRENELVKGLSKQKHWNDQLISKTSSSGVVTDQECSKSKTLGGVSQEAFDLMITENPSPHYWKEVAEKRRKALYEALKENEKLHKEIEQKDNEIARLKEENKELAEVAEHVQYMAEMIQRLSHEPLDNLESPYSQELDPEQATAEDSE
- the GMNN gene encoding geminin isoform X2, encoding MSHNMKQKQEEIQENVKCSPVPRRTLKMIQPSTAGSLVGRENELVKGLSKQKHWNDQLISKTSSSGVVTDQECSKSKTLGGVSQEAFDLMITENPSPHYWKEVAEKRRKALYEALKENEKLHKEIEQKDNEIARLKEENKELAEVAEHVQYMAEMIQRLSHEPLDNLESPYSQELDPEQATAEDSE